From Coffea arabica cultivar ET-39 chromosome 2e, Coffea Arabica ET-39 HiFi, whole genome shotgun sequence, the proteins below share one genomic window:
- the LOC113731662 gene encoding 7-deoxyloganetin glucosyltransferase-like → MKPHALVIPYPAQGHIRPILKLAKILHSQGFYITFVNTEFNHRRLIRAHGPDSVKGLDDFQFKTIPDGLSPSDTNATQDIPALCNSIQNTCLVPFLNLVKNLNESSDSPRVSCIVSDGVMSFTLQAAEELNIPEVVFFTISACGFMGYLHYAELVARGYVPLKDESWLTNGYLDTTIDWIPGMKGIRLKDLPNFIRTTDPEDIMLNYNIVQTRDASRARAIIFNTYDDLEKEVLEAINTKFDRVYTIGPLLMMEQNVNFGKLESVASSLWEEEVGCLDWLDQREMKSVIYVNFGSITVMSVEHVQEFAWGLADSKQNFLWIIRPDLVSGESAILPAEFLEETKDRGILAGWCPQERVLAHPSVGVFLTHCGWNSTIESISCGVPMICWPFFAEQQTNCRYACSTWENGVEIDSNATREKVAESVKEMMEGEKGRNMRAKALEWKEKARLATKPGGSSYQNLEKLIRNTLLENGTNYP, encoded by the exons ATGAAGCCTCATGCCTTAGTTATTCCATATCCAGCACAAGGTCACATCCGCCCCATACTAAAATTGGCAAAAATCCTTCACTCTCAGGGGTTTTACATCACCTTTGTCAACACAGAATTTAATCATCGACGCCTTATTCGAGCTCATGGTCCTGATTCAGTCAAGGGACTTGATGATTTCCAATTCAAGACCATTCCTGATGGTCTCTCGCCGTCGGATACAAATGCAACACAGGACATTCCTGCACTATGCAACTCTATTCAGAACACATGTTTAGTTCCCTTCTTGAATCTCGTTAAGAATCTCAATGAATCGTCCGACTCTCCCAGAGTTAGTTGCATAGTTTCTGATGGGGTGATGAGTTTCACTTTGCAAGCTGCTGAAGAGCTGAATATTCCTGAAGTGGTGTTTTTCACTATTAGTGCCTGTGGTTTCATGGGATACCTTCACTACGCTGAACTAGTAGCAAGAGGATATGTTCCGCTGAAAG ATGAAAGCTGGCTTACTAACGGCTATCTTGATACAACTATTGATTGGATTCCCGGGATGAAAGGGATCCGATTGAAAGATCTTCCAAATTTCATTAGGACAACCGATCCAGAAGACATCATGCTAAATTACAACATCGTACAAACTAGGGACGCGTCCAGGGCTAGGGCCATCATATTCAATACCTACGACGATTTGGAGAAAGAAGTCCTCGAAGCCATCAATACAAAGTTTGATCGTGTTTATACCATAGGTCCACTCCTAATGATGGAACAGAATGTAAATTTTGGCAAACTTGAGTCAGTAGCATCGAGTTTGTGGGAAGAAGAGGTAGGATGTCTTGATTGGCTTGATCAAAGGGAAATGAAGTCTGTAATATATGTGAACTTTGGAAGCATCACAGTTATGTCGGTTGAACATGTACAAGAGTTTGCATGGGGACTCGCTGATTCTAAACAGAATTTCTTGTGGATCATTAGGCCAGACTTAGTGAGTGGTGAATCTGCAATTTTGCCAGCAGAATTTTTGGAAGAGACCAAAGATAGAGGTATTTTAGCAGGGTGGTGTCCCCAAGAACGAGTATTAGCACACCCGTCTGTTGGAGTTTTCTTGACTCACTGTGGTTGGAATTCGACAATTGAGAGCATTTCTTGTGGAGTTCCAATGatttgttggccattttttgCCGAACAACAGACAAATTGTCGATACGCATGCTCAACCTGGGAAAATGGGGTAGAGATTGATAGCAATGCTACTAGGGAAAAAGTGGCAGAATCAGTAAAAGAGATGATGGAAGGAGAAAAAGGGAGGAACATGAGGGCGAAAGCCCTGGAATGGAAAGAGAAGGCCCGGCTAGCAACTAAACCTGGTGGCTCTTCTTATCAGAACTTGGAGAAACTGATAAGAAATACTCTTCTGGAGAACGGAACCAATTACCCCTAA